The Methanosarcina barkeri str. Wiesmoor DNA segment TTGAGGATCTTTCTGGAAGCCCAGCTATTGTAATCAGGGCTGACGCAGGCAGCAATATCTATGCCGAGGGCCAGGAAGCTCTCCGATACATAGTGTTTTTCCTCCTGTTCGCAGGCCTCATGATTGGGGCAAGTTGCAAGTTTCTTCTTGATAGGGAAGTTGTATCCCGAATAGTTGCAATTGATAATTTCGTAGAGAAAGTAGGAATGAATGAAAATTTTTCCGAACGATATTTTATGGAGGGGGATGATGAACTCTCAAGGCTTTCCAAGGGAATAAATCAGACTCTTGACCGCCTGAGAACTACTTCTAATGAATTTAAAGCCCAGGAACACGAAAAAAAGCTAATCCTTGATTCTCTCAGTGAACTGGTAGTCTTTATGGACTCCGAATTGAAGATAATCTGGCTAAATAAAGCAGCTCTTGATCACATGGGGATGAAAATTAATGACGTTATCGGGCGTCATTATCAAGATATGTATATTTTATATAAAGAAAACCCGGGTAAATCTCCGGTACTGAAAGTACTGGAATCCGGAAACGAAGAGTTCGGGGAAGTAGTTACTCAGGACGGAAAGATCTGGACGGTCACTGCGATTCCTATAAAAAATGAAGACGGCAGGATTACCGGGATCTTAAAAACAGGGCTTGATATTACCGCACACAGGCGTTCGGAAGAAAAACTAATTCAGGCAAAACTTGAAGCTGAAGAAGCCAACAATTCCAAGAGTGAATTTCTTGCAAATGTGAGCCATGAGTTGCGAACACCTTTGAATTCCATTATAGGCTTTTCGGATATTCTTATTGAGAAAGTTTTCGGAGAGCTTAACGAAAAGCAGTTCCGATATGTAAACAATATCTCAACCAGTGGGAAACATTTGCTGGTACTTATAAATGATATCCTCGATCTCTCAAAAGTAGAAGCCGGGAAAATGGAACTTCACTACAGTGAATTTTCTATTGATCCCGTTTTTGAAGAAGTCAAAGCCGTTCTCTTTCCTCTTATACAGGCAAAACCCCTTGAAGTAACTTTTAACGTAGAACCCGACTTTACAACGCTTGAAGCCGACAGAGGCCGCCTAATTCAGATTCTTTACAACCTTATAAGTAATGCAATAAAATTTACTCCAAATGGTGGAAAAGTCTCGGTATATTGCAAAGAAAGCGGCAACCGAGCGCTTATTTCAGTCATAGATACTGGTATAGGCATTTCTGCTGAAGACCAGGTAAAGCTTTTCCAACCCTTTACCCAGCTCGATGCCTCAACATCCAGGCAATATTGCGGCACAGGGCTTGGGCTTGCTCTTGTGAAGAAAATCGTGAACTTGCATCAGGGCGATATCTGGGTTGAGAGCGATCCTGGGAAGGGCAGTAACTTTACCTTTGCACTTCCTCTCAGGAAACCTCTGGAGCGCAGGAAGGTCAGCGAGATTGGAATCGAAGATGTAACTATAGAATTCGAGATGAATAAAGCAGAAGCCCTTTCAGTAAAAGAAAATGCCGAAAATTTGCAGGAAGAAGTAAAGCTGCCCGAAATCTGTCATTCTGAAAAGGGAGATGTTAAGCAGGAACTTATTCTGGTAGTTGATGATGACAAAAGTTCCAGCGAACTTCACTCCACTATCCTTAAGGACGCAGGATACAGTGTGGCTATCCTTTATAGTGGAAAAAGAGTTTTAGAGGTTGCAAAGAACCTGAAACCCGATATTATTACCCTGGACGTCTTCCTGCCAGGTACTAATGGCTGGCTTGTCTTGAGGCAACTAAAGAATGACCCTTACACGACTTCTATACCTGTACTTATTATCTCCATGACCAATAATAACGAGCTTGGTATTACCCTCGGAGCAACCTACTCCTTTGCAAAGCCGGTAAACAGAATTGAACTGGTAAACTCTCTCAGAGAAATTACCGGAAAGTTCCGGTTCGAATATCCTAAAGTTCTTATAGTAGATGACGATGAAAATACTGTAGAATTGTTGAGTTCGATGATTGAGCCTGAAGGCTTTGAGACTATAAAAGCTTACAGCGGGAGGGAATGCCTGCAGAAGCTTTTTTTCTCAGAGCAACAGCCCGATATTCTAATTCTTGACCTCATGATGCCGGAGATTAGCGGATTTGATATTATATCCAGCATGAGGGCCGATGTACACACGAAAGATATTCCTCTTATCGTATGCACTTCTGGCGAGCTTACTGAGAAGAATCTCGAAGAATTGAACAGTGAGCTAGAAAGACATCTTATTTCTATTCTGAAGAAAGGCACTTTCGGAAGAAAAGAGTTAATTAATAGAATAAAACAATTAGCTATGCTGAAGAGGCGTAATGATGAAAAAAATCCTGATTGTCGAAGATAATCCCATGAACATGGAACTGATCCTGGACCTTCTGGAATTCTACGGACATAACATAACTAAAGCCGAGGACGGAATAAAGGCTCTTGAAAGCCTTGCTGAGACAAAATTCGACATCATCCTGCTGGATATGCAGTTACCGAAGATGGACGGACTTGAGGTTCTCGATCGAATTAAGAAAAATCCTGCGACTGCAGATATCCCTGTGATAGCGGTTACTGCCCATGCTATGAAAGGCAGTGAAGAACATTTCATAGAAATGGGCTGCGTGGACTATGTCTCCAAACCTATAGATATCCACAAGTTCAGGGCTCTGATAGATAAGTATCTAGGAGAGGGCTCATCTTAACTTCAGAAGGGCAGTTATAGTTTCTCCAGTTGTACGGATCTGTCTTTATAGTATGAAAAGAGTTCTTCGCACCACTTCAGTGCGCTCTCGTCAAAACTCATCAAGCGTTGATGGTCAAACTTTCCCTTCTTGTCGAAAAGCACAAGTGAGCAGAAACGCTCTGTCACTACGTCTTTCAGGGTTACGCTTTTTTCACAAGTGTAAATCTCAACATTTTTCGATTCCAGAAGAAATTTCAGATCCTCATAATAATCCTTTTTCATCCTGTCAAAAACGGGTTCTGTCAGGATAAGACATATCTCAGCCTCTTTTCTTGCAAGTTCCAGGTATATCTCAACGTGAAGAGGGTTGAAATAGGAGAGAAACATTTTGACATGCTTTGATTCCAGAAGGTTGCTTCTGAAATCTTCAGGAATTTCAAAAAGTCGGTTAAGGTCGGGTTCAAGCATGAAATAGTTCCCTAATTCATCAATCCTGTTAAGGAGATATTCGGGAATTGCGGTAAAGTCGTGGTTTGTCCAGTAATCGTAATTTTCCTCAAAGACCCTTACGGTGTTCAATAAAGGCTCCATTTTTTCAACTACTATCTCTCCGATCTCCGAGAGCTTGTAGGTGTTTCTATCGTCCTGTTCTATCAGGCGTCCTTCTTTTAGTTTTTTGATTTGGGGCATTATCGACGTTGAGTTGACGTTGAGGGCTGTTTTTATTTCGTCTCCGGTCTTTGGCCCTTCTTCTAGCAGGAGTAGTACATCCTTCCTTTTTTCTGAAAGAAACGCCAGATCAATAAGTGATG contains these protein-coding regions:
- a CDS encoding response regulator; protein product: MKKILIVEDNPMNMELILDLLEFYGHNITKAEDGIKALESLAETKFDIILLDMQLPKMDGLEVLDRIKKNPATADIPVIAVTAHAMKGSEEHFIEMGCVDYVSKPIDIHKFRALIDKYLGEGSS
- a CDS encoding winged helix-turn-helix domain-containing protein; amino-acid sequence: MKTSLIDLAFLSEKRKDVLLLLEEGPKTGDEIKTALNVNSTSIMPQIKKLKEGRLIEQDDRNTYKLSEIGEIVVEKMEPLLNTVRVFEENYDYWTNHDFTAIPEYLLNRIDELGNYFMLEPDLNRLFEIPEDFRSNLLESKHVKMFLSYFNPLHVEIYLELARKEAEICLILTEPVFDRMKKDYYEDLKFLLESKNVEIYTCEKSVTLKDVVTERFCSLVLFDKKGKFDHQRLMSFDESALKWCEELFSYYKDRSVQLEKL
- a CDS encoding response regulator, with product MNVSRKILAIIYIIFALLISVVIFASQSILGSTFSDLQEKEVTDNVEKVESMIELQILQLEKINSVLSSRDDVRNLMLNQDFQNLSSGTSLDDIFSISGCDFIFLVNNSGYIVYSDISDPEPSTNASALNASILNVSILNVSTLNASPLPKVRQRINDGSFLCKGAETSLKGLFMLKNDPAIISSQPVSAAPESKEISGTIILGKYLDSSFIESVQESTGSTFTLYSFNNASSDLLQAFFENPGPNFTYTVTGEHTTCYSVLEDLSGSPAIVIRADAGSNIYAEGQEALRYIVFFLLFAGLMIGASCKFLLDREVVSRIVAIDNFVEKVGMNENFSERYFMEGDDELSRLSKGINQTLDRLRTTSNEFKAQEHEKKLILDSLSELVVFMDSELKIIWLNKAALDHMGMKINDVIGRHYQDMYILYKENPGKSPVLKVLESGNEEFGEVVTQDGKIWTVTAIPIKNEDGRITGILKTGLDITAHRRSEEKLIQAKLEAEEANNSKSEFLANVSHELRTPLNSIIGFSDILIEKVFGELNEKQFRYVNNISTSGKHLLVLINDILDLSKVEAGKMELHYSEFSIDPVFEEVKAVLFPLIQAKPLEVTFNVEPDFTTLEADRGRLIQILYNLISNAIKFTPNGGKVSVYCKESGNRALISVIDTGIGISAEDQVKLFQPFTQLDASTSRQYCGTGLGLALVKKIVNLHQGDIWVESDPGKGSNFTFALPLRKPLERRKVSEIGIEDVTIEFEMNKAEALSVKENAENLQEEVKLPEICHSEKGDVKQELILVVDDDKSSSELHSTILKDAGYSVAILYSGKRVLEVAKNLKPDIITLDVFLPGTNGWLVLRQLKNDPYTTSIPVLIISMTNNNELGITLGATYSFAKPVNRIELVNSLREITGKFRFEYPKVLIVDDDENTVELLSSMIEPEGFETIKAYSGRECLQKLFFSEQQPDILILDLMMPEISGFDIISSMRADVHTKDIPLIVCTSGELTEKNLEELNSELERHLISILKKGTFGRKELINRIKQLAMLKRRNDEKNPDCRR